The segment AACAACAACCGCTAaactgcagagcgccaaattaaaaaaatatatatatatatttataatcatgaaatcacaagtgaaatataccaaaacacagcttagcttgttgttaatccacctatcgtgtcagattttgaaaatatgctttacagcgaaagcaatccaagcgtttgtgagtttatcaatcactagacaaaacagtaagaacagctagccgcaaattagcttggtcacgaaagtcagaaaagcaataaaatgaatcgcttacctttgataatcttcggatgtttgtactcacgagactcccagttacacaataaatgttatttttgttcgataaagattagttttataaccaaaaaccgccatttggtttgcgcgttatgttcagaaaaccacaggctcgttccggtcctgaagggcagacgaaaattccaaaaagtatccgtaatgttcgtagaaacatgtcaaacgttttttttaatcaatcctcatgttgtttttaacatacataatcgataatatttcaaacggacggtaaactattcaatactacagagaaagaaaatgtcgagctacaactctcccgcgcatgaactaatcgaaggacacctgacgcgttttgataaatttcgctcattttcaaaataaaagcctgaaactatgtctaaaacctggtcacagcctgaggaagccattggaaaaggaatctggttgatacccctttaaatggggGAGGGGCAGGCAATgaaacagggatttttccaaataaaaggcacttccgggttggatttcctcaggtttttgcctgcaaaatcagttctgttaaactcacagacaatattttgacagttttggaaactttggagtgttttctatcctaatctgtaaattaaatgcatattctacgatctgggcctgagaaatagtctgttaaccttgggaacgttatttttccaaacataaaacttCTGCCTCCTAGCTGAAAGAagttaactaaatcagaggaccgaCCCATGAGCACAGGCAGGATCTGGCGTCATGGGACAGCCCCTTTCTGCTCTTCCAAATAAAACCCCCACCTgggttttctatcaccagacccaGCTTACCTCAATTAtgagagggctaagggttgagacgagACCAGTACCTCTATCACAGAGGGAAATAGGGTTTGAGTagattgctgaatcttttaaaCATCCCacatggttaaactcttagactattgataccgacagaataagaacaaatctttgatactaattactagtctgcagctagaaattcggtatcattgaacgtgaagaccgacaaccgccgaaacatctattctataacaacattgcTGAATGTTACTCTGAACTAGCCATTCTAACCACGGCAGAGAGGGCGGCAGAGAGGGCGGACAAACTCACCAACAGAAACTAACCTTCCAacagcgatcaagacgacacactgagcgtaaatttatatattgattgcaattattcccgaatgagtgagcgttcatgtgcaaaggattagcatttcaatcaaTATAATTATCAATTTTGTAGTGTCTCTTATCTTTCGCGCCCTTCTCagtccctttgtctaacaagctgccatgccggtttagcccactagggcacattcccttgtaaccatatctacttgTTTGTTTGTGCATTTCTGTGATGATTTAGTTAGttcataaataaatgatttaagacaattgatgtatggatgactcatagtgaagactgggttcgtgcagataaccaacaatttaaaacgtttggaatgagactaacgtgaggtaaagaataattcattaattcgaagactaattgatcagatattaaaatatctgaaagttatattaggaaaagtttaactttgtaatctgaatattttccttggtgccgagactttctagttaattacagttacatgattaattagtttaatcacgtaatactAACTACAAAGAATttttgataaaaaaataagtcttcagttaaatgatgccaaagacacgacaccatgcgcagttgcaaaccgtagtctggcttttttatggcggttttggagcagtggcttcttccttgctgagcggcctttcaggttatgtcgatataggactctttttactgtggatatagatacttttgtacctgtttcctccagcatcttcacaagatcctttgctgttgttctgggattgatttgcacttttcgcaccaaagtacgttcatctctaggagacacgtCTCCTTCCggagcagtatgacagctgcgtggtctaattgtgtttatacttgcatactattgtttgtacagatgaacgtggtaccttcaggcgttcggaaattactcccaaggatgaaacagacttgtggaggtctacaatttttttctgaggtcttggatgatttcttttgatttgcaatgatgtcaagcaaagaggcactgcggtTGAaagtaggccttaaaatacatccacaggtacagctccaatttactcaaatgatgtcaattagcctatcagaagcttctcaagccatgacataattttcaggaattttccaaaatgtttaaaggcacagtcaacttagtgcatgtaaacttctgaccaactggaattgtggtacagtgaaataatctgtctgtaaacaattgttggaaaaattacttgtgtcctaaccgactttccaaaactatagtttgttaacaagaaatttgtggagtggttgaaaaactagttttaatgactccaacctaagtgtatgtcaacttccgacttcaactgtatgcggGCAATAAAAAATGTGCTATTTGTTGAGTATATTGCTTTTAAgtcatataaaaataaaaaacacgttTATTGCCAGTCtacaatataaatatatagaTAAATACTATAGATATGAGTTAAAATAAGTGCATTGCAATTTGTTTATTTCTGTGTATATTGTATATGTATATTCAGTTCACCTATGTGTCAATGtaagtgtatatacagtgcattcagaaagttttcagaccccttgaccttttccacattttgttaggttacagccttattctaaaatgtattaaattgtgtttttttcttctcatcgatctacacacaataccccataatgacagtgaaaatgtTTTTCGAAATTGTTGCTaatatattaaaataaaaaaacggaaatatcacatttacatatgtattcagaccctttactcagtactttgttgaagcacctttggcagtgattacagcctcgagtcttcttgggtatgacgctacaagcttggcacacctgtatttggtgagtttctcacattcttctctgcagatcctctcaagctctgtcaggttggatggggagcgtcgctgcacagctattttcaggtctctccagtgaggttcgatcgggttcaagtccgggctctggctgggccactcaaggacattcagagacttgtcaagtcgccactcctgcgttgtcttggctgtgtgcttagggtcgttgtcctgttggaaggtgaaccttcaccccagtctgaggtcctgagctctctggagcaggttgtcatcaaggatctctctgtactttgctccgttcatctttccctcgatcctgactagtctcccagtccctgccgctgaaaaacatccccacagcatgatgctgccaccaccacagtgcttcaccgtagggatggttccaggtttcctccagaagtgacgcttggcattcaggccaaataatcttttttctcatggtctgagagtttttaggtgccttttggcaaactccaagctggctgtcatgtgccttttactgaggagtggcttccgtctggccactctaccataaatgcctgattggtcgagtactgcagagatggttgtccttctggaaggttctccatctccacagaggaactctagagctctgtcagagtgaccacagGGTTCgtggtcacctccccgaccaaggcccttctcccccgattgctcagtttggccgggcggccagtgctatgaagagtcttggtggttccaaacttcttccatttaagattgatggaggccactgtgttcttgaggaccttcaatgctgcagaaatgttttggtacccttcctaagatctgtgcttcgacacaattctgtctcaattttgagtctcataccaaagggtctgaatactttttttatttgatttttatttctcctttatttaaccaggtaggctagttgagaacaagttctaatttacaactgcgacctggctaagataaagcaaagcagttcgacatatacaacaacacagagttacacatggaataaacaagcgtacagtcaataacacaatagaaaaaaagaaagtctatatacagtgtgtgcaaatggcgtgaggaggtaggcaataaataggccatagtagcaaagtaattacaatttagcaaataaacactggagtgatagatgagcagatgatgatgtgcaagtagaaatactggtgtgctaAAGAGcagaaaaagtaaataaaaacaatatggggatgaggtaggtagattgggtgggctatttacagatgggctatgtacagctgcagcgatcggttagctgctcagatagctgatgtttaaagttagtgagggaaatataagtctctaGCTTCAGcggtttttgcaattcgttccagtatTATTTAGCAGCagtgaactggaaggaaaggcggccaaaggaggtgttggctttggggatgaccagtgcgatatacctgctggagcgtgtgtaaagggtgggtgttgttatcgtgaccagtgagctgaggtaaggcggagctttacctagcatagacttatagatgacctggagccagtgggtttggcaacgaatatgtagcgagggccagccgactagaggatacaggtcgcagtggtgggtggtataaggggctttggtgacaaaacggatggcactgtgataaactgcatccagtttgctgagtagagtgttggaggctattttgtaaatgacatcgccgaagtcgaggatcggtaggatagtcagttttacgagggtatgtttggcggcgtgagtgaaggagtctTTGttttgaaataggaagccgattctagatttcattttggattggagatgtttaatgtgagtctggaaggagagtttacagtctaaccagacacctaggtatttgtagttgtccacatattctaagtcagaaccgtccagagtagtgatgctagtcaggtggGTGGGTGTGGAGAGCGAAcgattgaaaagcatgcatttggttttactagcgtttaagagcagttggaggccacggaaggagtgttgtatggcattgaagctcgtttggaggttagttaacacagtgtccaaagaagggccagttTGGCCGTGCAGCCAGCGCTATGAATAAggtgcttatgtaaataaggtatttctgtagtTTTTTTCTCCACAAATTTTCAAAAATttccaaacctgtttttgcttcatcattatggggtattgtgtgtagattgctgaggatcttttttatttaatccattttagaataaggctgaaacgtaacaaaatgtggaaaaagtcaaggggtctgaatactttcagaaggcagtGTATGTGTATTCATATTAATGTCATTTTCATTGATTTCCTCACAGAAGGAACATCTTCACCGCTTTCTCTTCAAATTCCTTGATAAAGAAGACCAGTATGAAATCACCTGTAAAAGCCCTTGCAGTGTGTTACAGGCTCTTGAATTAAGTTCCAAATTCTGTGAACTAAAGGAAAAGACTGGGAAACAGAAGATGGAGACAAGACAACAAGAGAAGGCAATGCGAAGACAAGACCTTGTTATACAAACAATGAAAGGAAAGAAACCAATAGCAACACACTTCCCTTGTCATCTGATTAAGAATGGTGAAATACTCACCATATCAACCATTTCCAATGATAGTGGAGAGTCCACAACTGAAACCACACAGATTTATAAAGAAATTAAGCAATATGTCATTTTTTACATTGAATCTAAAGGTGGTAAGAACACCAAAACCAAGCAACTGCTCAAAAACAAAAAACTAGAACCTTTTAGTCCTCTTTGCATCTACGCCATCTGTGGAGAGACAGTGGAGACTGCACTAACAAGAGATGGACGCTTCCATGACAATGTGTTCATTCAAACTTGCACTCTCGTTGAATCGGAATCAGATCCACCGAGGTATGTTGAGATGAATGTACTAGTTGACTGTCTGGATAAACAAACCTTCAAAATGATCCTGGAAGAGAAAAACACCACACAGGCTGCAACTGCCCCTCCACAAGCTGGCTCTAACCTTCAGAAAGAAGACGAGACTAACTCCATACAACTCCCCATGTCTAACACAAGCACTGAAACATCAGCTGCAGGGGAACCCCCCAAAAAACAGAAACATCCAGTCACAGTGACAGATTCTGCTGAGATTTTGAAGATTCTTCGCCACCAGTTTGCTGATTTGGTGAAACAGATGAAGAAGAGGTACAAAAAGAAGAAATATTCTGGGGTACTAAGTCATTTAAGCGGGGAATTTGGAAAGAGCACAGAGGGGTTCTCTGAAGTCTACACAGTTAAGAAGCTGATGGAACTGAGTGACTCAGTCTGTATGATCGATGTCAAGGGGGTCAAGCAAGGCACTGGCTTCCTGCTGTTTGATCATTACATTCTGACAAATGCACATTTGTTTAAAAAAGATGGCATCTTCTATGTTAATGAATATGGCCATATCTCAGCCAAAGTAACTGCCACATTCAACAAAGAAAATCCCAGTGAGTCAAATCTGAAGGAGATAGATGTGAAACCAGAGATCATTGACTTTCAATGGGGATTTGACGCCTACAATCGACATGTGGACTTTGCTGTACTAGAGCTTCAGGACGTTGACACCTCCACTGGTCTTCTCTGTAGATCTAGCCCAGATCCAAAGACAGGTGGAGTCTGTCTCATTGGACACCCAGGTGGAGGAGTGAAAAGAACCGACCCCACCACCATtattgagagagaaagaagaggtgaGGCTTTccaaagagagactgggaaaaatgaCAGAATGGATATGCTGATCAAAACATCCATAGAAGAGAATAAAGAGAAGTATGACATGCTCATGAAACCAGACAACACTGAAGTGACCTATGACACCTGCCTCTTCCATGGAGCTTCTGGCTCCCCAGTCTTTGATGAATCCTGCCAGGTGATAGCCATGCACACTGGAGGGTTTCCCTACACAGATGAAGGAGTGAAGAGTGTGATTGAGTATGCCATCCCTCTCTTCACCATACTGGAGAACTTTCTGATCAACATGAAGGACAGAAACAATGTTGAAATACTGACCAAGTTCACCAGAGAAGCCTTGACAGGCCCCCATTTGCTTGATTTCATTTACAATTTTATCATACACCTGGTAACGGAATGGAAGCCCTCATTCAGTGCAGCCTTGACAGCAGTCTGGGAAACAGTTGAGGAAAATGAGAACCATCTAGGAATTAAAGAAAATCTTAGAACATGGATCATTTCAGAAAAGGAGGtactggaaaatattcagataGCAGGAAATGAAGCTTTGAAAGAGTTCATGTTGGAAAACATTCTTGTCAAGTTATCCcagactgatgatgatgatgagcccATGGATGAGTAGGTTTTGTTGCAAATACATCCAGTGGTTGTATTGGGAACAACACAACGATGT is part of the Salvelinus fontinalis isolate EN_2023a chromosome 39, ASM2944872v1, whole genome shotgun sequence genome and harbors:
- the LOC129838857 gene encoding serine protease FAM111A-like isoform X1, coding for MAAMVKSEPLDSNSDSSPDQKRKKMKMAEPNDSMKEHLHRFLFKFLDKEDQYEITCKSPCSVLQALELSSKFCELKEKTGKQKMETRQQEKAMRRQDLVIQTMKGKKPIATHFPCHLIKNGEILTISTISNDSGESTTETTQIYKEIKQYVIFYIESKGGKNTKTKQLLKNKKLEPFSPLCIYAICGETVETALTRDGRFHDNVFIQTCTLVESESDPPRYVEMNVLVDCLDKQTFKMILEEKNTTQAATAPPQAGSNLQKEDETNSIQLPMSNTSTETSAAGEPPKKQKHPVTVTDSAEILKILRHQFADLVKQMKKRYKKKKYSGVLSHLSGEFGKSTEGFSEVYTVKKLMELSDSVCMIDVKGVKQGTGFLLFDHYILTNAHLFKKDGIFYVNEYGHISAKVTATFNKENPSESNLKEIDVKPEIIDFQWGFDAYNRHVDFAVLELQDVDTSTGLLCRSSPDPKTGGVCLIGHPGGGVKRTDPTTIIERERRGEAFQRETGKNDRMDMLIKTSIEENKEKYDMLMKPDNTEVTYDTCLFHGASGSPVFDESCQVIAMHTGGFPYTDEGVKSVIEYAIPLFTILENFLINMKDRNNVEILTKFTREALTGPHLLDFIYNFIIHLVTEWKPSFSAALTAVWETVEENENHLGIKENLRTWIISEKEVLENIQIAGNEALKEFMLENILVKLSQTDDDDEPMDE